From the genome of Rhizobium sp. NXC24, one region includes:
- a CDS encoding amino acid ABC transporter permease: MSGFDLSAILSNPDYQAMLLQGIEMTFVIYIGSWLLAMTLAILLFALRMSPLRVGDPIVKAYVSYHRNVPTLVQLMLWYFGIYSLMPQGITDWLANHNAEAIFAVIGLGLCQAAYFSEDLRSGLRSVSPGQMEAAKALGHGYLSAMRFVIMPQGLRNALPPLINHSVSLFKNSSLAIVVGASELTHAVKEIDNVSFRTFEIYLIGTVIYLFFSLIIMALGAFLSMRSDPMRRARA; this comes from the coding sequence GTGAGCGGGTTCGATCTTTCGGCGATCCTCAGCAATCCGGACTATCAGGCGATGCTCCTGCAGGGCATCGAGATGACTTTCGTCATCTACATCGGCTCCTGGCTGCTTGCCATGACACTCGCCATCCTGCTGTTTGCGCTTCGGATGTCGCCGCTTCGCGTCGGTGATCCCATCGTAAAGGCCTACGTTTCCTATCACCGCAATGTGCCTACACTCGTGCAACTGATGCTGTGGTATTTCGGGATCTATTCGTTGATGCCGCAGGGCATCACGGATTGGCTCGCCAACCACAATGCCGAAGCCATTTTCGCGGTGATCGGGCTGGGATTGTGTCAGGCTGCCTATTTCAGCGAGGACTTGCGTTCCGGCCTACGCTCCGTCAGCCCTGGGCAGATGGAAGCAGCCAAGGCGCTCGGGCACGGCTATCTTTCCGCAATGCGTTTCGTGATCATGCCCCAGGGGCTGCGCAATGCGCTGCCGCCGCTGATCAATCATAGTGTATCCCTCTTCAAGAACAGCAGTCTCGCCATCGTTGTCGGTGCGTCGGAGCTTACGCATGCGGTGAAGGAAATCGACAATGTCAGCTTCCGCACCTTTGAGATCTATTTGATCGGCACCGTGATCTATCTGTTCTTCTCCCTGATCATCATGGCCCTGGGCGCATTTCTTTCCATGCGGTCCGATCCGATGCGGAGGGCGCGCGCGTGA
- the nac gene encoding nitrogen assimilation transcriptional regulator NAC, which produces MDIRRFKSFIAIVDSGSITRAADILHLAQPALSQQLAALEEHFGQKLLIRSQQGVSMTDAGHAVYRHAQIILRQMEQAQTDAAAAGNSLAGRVSIGLVPFSSAATLSVELLAETRKRHPGILLHLTESVGQTYSQMIMNGRLEMALIHGIGPIKGVRFEPILREEFYFVAHRNFAIDSDPKPLPVSALDGMPMLLPPAYNFVRRAIDAAFTRSRINLKVVAEVEIVRTLGRAVGSGLGATIMPKAIADRIVSESSEPLVCRLVSPRIEETLSLCTSDQSSLSEPAFAVKDILVELTERLKL; this is translated from the coding sequence ATGGATATCAGACGTTTCAAATCCTTCATCGCCATCGTTGACAGCGGCAGCATTACGCGGGCCGCCGATATCCTGCACCTCGCCCAGCCGGCGCTGAGCCAGCAGTTGGCGGCGCTCGAGGAGCATTTCGGGCAGAAACTGCTGATCCGAAGCCAGCAGGGCGTCAGCATGACCGATGCCGGACATGCGGTCTACCGGCATGCGCAGATCATTCTCCGTCAGATGGAACAGGCACAGACGGATGCGGCAGCCGCCGGCAATTCGCTTGCGGGACGCGTTTCCATCGGCCTCGTGCCTTTCAGCAGCGCTGCCACGCTCTCGGTCGAGCTGCTGGCGGAAACGAGAAAGCGGCACCCCGGCATTCTGCTTCATCTGACCGAGAGCGTCGGCCAGACCTACAGCCAGATGATCATGAACGGCCGGCTGGAAATGGCGCTGATCCACGGCATCGGGCCGATCAAGGGCGTACGGTTCGAACCGATCCTCAGGGAGGAATTCTATTTCGTCGCTCATCGCAATTTCGCGATCGATTCAGACCCGAAGCCCCTGCCGGTCAGCGCACTGGACGGAATGCCGATGCTGTTGCCGCCGGCTTATAATTTCGTGCGTCGGGCCATCGATGCCGCCTTCACGCGCAGCCGGATCAACCTCAAGGTCGTGGCCGAAGTGGAAATCGTGCGAACCCTGGGGCGCGCGGTTGGCAGCGGGCTTGGCGCGACCATCATGCCGAAGGCGATCGCTGACCGCATCGTGTCGGAATCGAGCGAGCCTCTTGTCTGCCGGCTCGTCTCGCCCCGCATCGAGGAAACGCTGTCGCTTTGCACGTCCGATCAGAGTTCACTGTCGGAGCCGGCATTCGCCGTCAAGGATATCCTTGTCGAACTGACCGAACGGCTAAAACTCTAG
- a CDS encoding amino acid ABC transporter ATP-binding protein — MSIPVSGPQDAQEIRLHEVCKNYGHYPVLKNINAAVSRGEVVVICGPSGSGKSTLIRTINRLEEINSGSISFEGKNIHAPMGGAELNRLRSQIGFVFQNFNLFPHLSVIDNVSMSPIRVKGVPANVARDKAISLLDRVGLADKANAYPGQLSGGQQQRVAIARALAMEPPVMLFDEPTSALDPEMVGEVLSVMKSLAAEGMTMLCVTHEMGFARDVADRIWFIDAGEILETAPPEEFFKNPRHPRAQRFLSDLRH; from the coding sequence ATGAGCATCCCAGTTTCCGGGCCGCAGGACGCTCAGGAGATACGTCTTCATGAGGTCTGCAAGAATTATGGTCATTATCCGGTGTTGAAGAACATCAACGCCGCCGTCAGCCGCGGCGAGGTGGTCGTCATTTGCGGGCCGTCCGGTTCCGGCAAATCCACCCTGATCCGCACGATCAACAGGCTGGAAGAGATCAATAGCGGTTCGATCAGTTTTGAGGGAAAGAATATTCATGCCCCGATGGGCGGTGCCGAACTCAACCGGCTGCGTAGCCAGATCGGTTTCGTTTTTCAGAATTTCAACCTGTTTCCCCATCTGTCCGTCATCGACAACGTTTCCATGTCGCCAATCCGCGTCAAGGGCGTGCCGGCGAACGTAGCGCGCGACAAGGCCATTTCGCTGCTTGATCGAGTGGGCCTTGCCGACAAGGCAAATGCCTATCCCGGCCAGCTTTCAGGCGGTCAGCAGCAGCGCGTGGCAATCGCCCGCGCGCTCGCGATGGAGCCGCCCGTCATGCTCTTTGACGAACCAACGAGCGCGCTCGATCCGGAGATGGTGGGCGAAGTGCTCAGCGTCATGAAAAGCCTGGCGGCCGAGGGGATGACCATGCTCTGCGTCACCCACGAAATGGGCTTCGCCCGCGATGTGGCGGACCGGATCTGGTTCATCGACGCAGGCGAGATCCTGGAAACCGCTCCTCCGGAGGAATTCTTCAAAAATCCTCGCCATCCCCGAGCGCAGCGCTTTCTTTCCGATCTGCGCCACTAA
- a CDS encoding SDR family oxidoreductase, with protein sequence MPFSDYKTALVTGASSGIGAAVVERFRRENIEVHAIARSAGPLTELAERTGCIAHVIDVTDRAAIADLANRVQFDILVNNAGVDRPKKFLQADEEDIDLLIDVNLRAVLHICRLIVPGMVARDRGHVINISSIAGNYNFGGNSTYHAVKAGVAMLSNQLRIDAFGKRVRVTEICPGRVATDIFNHVHGSDPSVRERFIDGFELPQAADIADAIAFAIAAPVAVNIGHMEITPTLQVMGGLQTAKPQPHDAEGAKP encoded by the coding sequence ATGCCATTCTCTGATTACAAGACCGCGTTGGTCACCGGCGCCTCCTCCGGTATCGGCGCTGCAGTGGTGGAGCGGTTTCGCCGCGAGAACATCGAAGTGCATGCGATTGCCCGCAGCGCTGGTCCATTGACGGAACTGGCAGAACGTACGGGATGTATCGCTCACGTCATCGATGTGACGGATCGTGCGGCCATCGCCGATCTTGCGAACCGCGTTCAGTTCGATATTCTGGTCAACAATGCCGGCGTTGACCGGCCGAAGAAATTCCTCCAGGCGGACGAAGAGGACATTGATCTCCTCATCGACGTCAATCTCCGCGCCGTCCTGCATATTTGCCGCCTGATCGTGCCCGGAATGGTGGCTCGCGACCGCGGGCATGTCATCAACATCTCCTCGATTGCCGGCAACTATAATTTCGGCGGCAACTCCACCTATCACGCCGTCAAGGCAGGCGTCGCCATGCTGTCGAACCAACTGCGTATCGACGCATTCGGCAAGCGCGTCCGCGTGACCGAAATCTGCCCCGGCCGCGTCGCGACCGATATTTTCAACCACGTGCACGGCAGTGATCCCAGCGTGCGCGAACGCTTCATCGATGGGTTCGAGCTGCCGCAGGCCGCCGATATCGCTGACGCAATCGCCTTTGCGATCGCCGCGCCGGTCGCGGTTAATATCGGCCATATGGAGATCACCCCGACATTGCAGGTGATGGGCGGCCTTCAGACGGCCAAGCCTCAGCCCCATGACGCGGAAGGTGCGAAGCCGTGA
- a CDS encoding amino acid ABC transporter permease, translating to MIQDVINIIHDYWLLLLIGQYPNGPLGGLANTLILSALAIALAFPVSILLAMARLSKWAVLRWPVTGLVYITRGVPLLMLILWSYFLVPLWTGADVPSFLIMLVTLVIYEGAFLSEVVRAGIVSLGQGQMDAARALGHSYIGAMRFVILPQALYNMIPSMISTFVSTIKDTTLGYVINVPDLTFAASQVNNQLLSQPFQVFFILAVAYYLLCWSLTHIANTVEKRIARRRAGPSKVRLRTDVLPLKTFTEQL from the coding sequence GTGATCCAGGACGTTATCAACATCATCCATGACTATTGGCTTTTGTTGCTGATCGGCCAGTATCCCAATGGCCCGCTGGGCGGCCTTGCGAATACGCTCATTCTCTCGGCGCTCGCCATCGCGCTCGCATTCCCCGTCAGCATCCTGCTAGCCATGGCTCGCCTTTCCAAATGGGCGGTCCTCCGGTGGCCGGTGACGGGCCTGGTCTACATCACACGCGGCGTTCCGCTGCTGATGCTGATCCTTTGGTCCTATTTCCTCGTTCCGCTCTGGACTGGCGCGGACGTGCCGAGTTTCCTGATCATGCTGGTAACGCTGGTGATCTATGAGGGGGCGTTCTTGAGCGAGGTCGTGCGGGCCGGCATCGTTTCACTCGGTCAAGGGCAAATGGATGCCGCCAGGGCTCTCGGCCATAGCTATATCGGCGCGATGCGCTTCGTGATCCTGCCGCAGGCGCTCTACAATATGATCCCGAGCATGATCTCGACCTTCGTCTCGACGATCAAGGATACGACGCTTGGTTACGTCATCAATGTACCGGACCTGACCTTTGCTGCGAGCCAGGTGAACAACCAACTGCTCTCGCAGCCTTTCCAGGTCTTCTTCATTCTCGCCGTGGCCTACTATCTGCTCTGCTGGAGCCTGACCCACATTGCCAACACGGTTGAAAAGCGAATTGCCCGCAGGCGTGCAGGGCCAAGCAAAGTTCGCCTTCGCACCGACGTCCTTCCCCTCAAGACATTTACGGAGCAGCTATGA
- a CDS encoding ABC transporter substrate-binding protein, translating into MNWKYLTVTLALTGTAVAMPAKADQLDTIMSAKTLRCATYADVPPFSSPDPKTREMAGFDVDLCKAIANELGVKAEIKPISVEARVPEVKLGRVDITVANLAYTLSRAEQIQFSDPYYVAKEMLIVPADDAGKKKADYEGQRLASTKGSTSELAIKLNKSDPLTFQDTGSAYLAVQQGKARGMVANTMTTTLLVNQSKTKGKQMRMIDEPMLLEPVGIGMQKDQPALTAKVNAILHKLDDSGEINKIWEKWLGPNTEYKMTRNEKVVPITELKFDPIP; encoded by the coding sequence ATGAACTGGAAATACCTCACCGTAACGCTGGCACTCACGGGCACCGCTGTCGCCATGCCGGCCAAGGCCGACCAACTCGACACGATCATGTCAGCCAAGACGCTGCGCTGCGCGACCTATGCGGATGTTCCGCCGTTTTCCTCGCCTGATCCAAAGACCCGCGAAATGGCGGGATTCGACGTCGATCTGTGCAAGGCGATCGCGAATGAACTTGGCGTAAAGGCCGAGATCAAGCCGATTTCGGTCGAGGCGCGTGTCCCGGAAGTCAAGCTTGGCCGGGTCGACATCACGGTCGCCAACCTTGCCTATACGCTGAGCCGCGCGGAGCAGATCCAATTCAGCGATCCCTACTATGTCGCCAAGGAAATGCTCATTGTTCCCGCCGATGACGCCGGCAAGAAGAAGGCCGATTACGAGGGCCAGCGTCTCGCCTCGACCAAGGGCTCGACGTCGGAGCTGGCGATCAAACTCAACAAATCCGACCCGCTGACCTTTCAAGATACGGGCTCTGCCTACCTTGCCGTTCAGCAGGGGAAGGCGCGCGGCATGGTCGCGAACACCATGACGACGACGCTGCTTGTCAATCAATCGAAGACCAAGGGCAAGCAGATGCGCATGATCGACGAGCCCATGCTGCTGGAGCCGGTCGGTATCGGTATGCAGAAGGATCAGCCTGCGCTGACCGCAAAGGTCAATGCAATCCTGCACAAGCTGGATGACTCCGGCGAGATCAACAAGATCTGGGAAAAGTGGCTTGGTCCGAACACGGAATACAAGATGACCCGCAACGAGAAGGTCGTACCGATCACCGAATTGAAGTTCGACCCGATCCCCTGA